The Methanoculleus marisnigri JR1 genome window below encodes:
- the oadA gene encoding sodium-extruding oxaloacetate decarboxylase subunit alpha — protein MCAAKLDSLNITDTTLRDAHQSLIATRLRTEDMLPLARAIDDVGFFSVEAWGGATFDSCIRFLNDDPWERLRVLKAELRRTPIQMLLRGQNLVGYRHYPDDVVEKFVEASARNGVDIFRVFDALNDIRNMKKAMEEVKNVGAHLQGAISYTTSPVHSVATFVEMAEELYTLGCDSICIKDMAGLIMPHDARDLITGIKKTADVRVCLHSHCTSGVAPLSYQAAIDAGVDILDTAMSPFALGTSQPPTESVVASVAGTARDTGIDLLPLRKVRNICRDMRGKYEPLFNSIADRVDSDVLIYQLPGGMISNLVSQLKEQDALDRLDEVLREIPRVREDLGYPPLVTPTSQIVGTQAVFNVLMDGERYRNVTKEVKDYVRGLYGRSPAPISPEIRRTIIGDEEPVTVRPADLLEPIYEQMKKEAEEQGLVTRDEDVLTYILYPSVAPSFLRGERQPEAIPEKAAAGPAGVAEIPRSMEVEVDGEIFSVRIVTVEGGSVAAASAAAASAGAPRGDVAGGVKSNMQGMVLKVMAQRGSTVRKGDTLIVLEAMKMENPIPSPRDGTVSEIFVDAGDVVQNGDVLMVIE, from the coding sequence ATGTGTGCTGCCAAATTAGATTCACTCAATATCACCGATACCACGCTTAGGGACGCGCATCAGTCGCTCATCGCCACCCGCCTCCGGACTGAGGACATGCTCCCTCTTGCCCGTGCCATCGACGACGTGGGTTTCTTCTCCGTCGAGGCCTGGGGCGGGGCGACCTTTGACAGCTGCATCAGGTTCCTCAACGACGATCCCTGGGAACGTCTCCGGGTGCTGAAGGCAGAGCTCCGGCGCACGCCTATCCAGATGCTCCTGCGGGGCCAGAACCTCGTGGGCTACCGGCACTACCCCGATGACGTGGTGGAGAAGTTCGTAGAGGCGTCGGCGCGAAACGGGGTCGACATCTTCCGGGTCTTCGATGCGTTGAACGATATCCGGAACATGAAGAAAGCGATGGAGGAGGTCAAGAACGTCGGGGCGCACCTGCAGGGCGCGATCTCCTACACGACGAGCCCTGTTCATTCCGTCGCGACGTTTGTCGAGATGGCGGAAGAACTCTATACGCTCGGCTGCGACTCGATCTGCATCAAGGACATGGCCGGCCTGATCATGCCGCACGATGCCCGCGACCTCATCACGGGGATCAAGAAGACGGCGGACGTCAGGGTCTGCCTCCACTCCCACTGCACGAGCGGCGTCGCGCCCCTGAGTTATCAGGCGGCGATCGATGCGGGCGTGGATATCCTGGATACGGCGATGTCGCCGTTCGCCCTCGGCACCTCCCAGCCTCCGACGGAGAGCGTCGTTGCCAGCGTTGCCGGGACGGCGCGCGACACCGGGATCGATCTTCTCCCGCTCCGGAAGGTCAGGAACATCTGCCGCGATATGCGGGGTAAGTACGAGCCGCTCTTCAACTCAATCGCCGACCGGGTCGACTCGGACGTGCTGATCTACCAGCTCCCGGGCGGGATGATCTCGAACCTCGTCTCGCAGCTCAAGGAGCAGGATGCGCTCGACCGCCTGGACGAGGTGCTCCGCGAGATCCCCCGTGTGAGAGAGGATCTCGGCTACCCGCCGCTCGTTACGCCGACGAGCCAGATCGTGGGCACCCAGGCGGTTTTCAACGTCCTGATGGACGGGGAGCGCTACCGGAACGTGACGAAAGAGGTGAAGGACTACGTCCGCGGCCTCTACGGACGCTCTCCCGCCCCGATCAGCCCCGAGATCCGCAGAACGATCATCGGCGACGAGGAGCCGGTCACGGTTCGCCCGGCGGACCTCCTCGAACCCATCTACGAGCAGATGAAGAAGGAGGCGGAGGAGCAGGGTCTGGTTACCCGGGATGAGGACGTCCTCACCTACATCCTCTACCCGAGCGTCGCGCCGTCGTTCCTCAGGGGCGAGCGCCAGCCCGAGGCGATCCCCGAGAAGGCGGCAGCCGGACCGGCGGGGGTTGCGGAGATCCCCCGTTCCATGGAGGTCGAGGTGGACGGCGAGATCTTCTCCGTTAGGATCGTCACCGTCGAGGGAGGCTCGGTCGCGGCTGCGTCGGCCGCCGCCGCGTCGGCGGGGGCCCCCCGCGGGGATGTCGCCGGCGGTGTCAAGAGCAACATGCAGGGCATGGTCCTGAAGGTGATGGCCCAGCGCGGGAGCACCGTCAGGAAGGGCGACACGCTCATCGTCCTCGAGGCGATGAAGATGGAGAACCCCATCCCGAGCCCCCGCGACGGCACGGTCTCGGAGATCTTCGTGGACGCCGGGGACGTCGTGCAGAACGGCGACGTGCTGATGGTCATTGAGTGA
- a CDS encoding biotin transporter BioY codes for MVDMMHRARILAYSGTFIALIAAGSWISIPLPPVPLTLQTLFVLLSGIVMKRYGAIPVALYVLLGAAGLPVYHNGTAGLGVLLGPTGGFLIGFIPAALVAGIAYEHESPASRITGLIAACAIYLLAGAVWLSYSASIPLLQAVLLGVAPFIIGDAVKAAAAYAIGKRVA; via the coding sequence ATGGTTGACATGATGCACCGAGCCCGGATCCTCGCCTACAGCGGTACGTTCATCGCGCTGATCGCCGCCGGGAGCTGGATCTCCATCCCACTCCCCCCGGTACCGCTCACGCTCCAGACGCTTTTCGTCCTGTTATCCGGGATCGTCATGAAGCGCTACGGGGCGATCCCCGTCGCCCTCTACGTCCTCCTCGGGGCGGCGGGCCTCCCGGTCTATCACAACGGCACGGCGGGCCTCGGGGTGCTTCTCGGCCCCACGGGCGGGTTCCTGATCGGCTTCATCCCCGCCGCCCTCGTCGCCGGGATCGCCTACGAACACGAATCGCCGGCATCGCGGATCACAGGGCTGATCGCGGCCTGTGCAATCTATCTCCTGGCTGGCGCCGTATGGCTTTCATATTCGGCTTCGATCCCGCTTCTTCAGGCGGTCCTGCTCGGCGTCGCCCCGTTTATCATCGGCGATGCCGTGAAGGCTGCAGCCGCATACGCCATAGGGAAGCGGGTGGCATGA
- a CDS encoding RtcB family protein, producing the protein MLAGINKIGDLEWEVPIGYVPDMRVPGRFFLSGTLAETLEEGAVRQLANVATLPGIVKHSLAMPDIHWGYGFPIGGVAAFDMTEGVISPGGVGFDINCGVRLITTPLTEADLARRKRELIERLFDAVPTGVGAKSSLRVSNKDLSAVMVDGARWAVERGLGTEADLVRCEGEGAMPGADPDAVSAKARQRGVPQIGTLGAGNHFLEVQVAREIVDPEAAKAFGIAEGQVCFMVHCGSRGLGHQVATDHLRTLEGALPKYGIRLPDRQLACAPIDSPEGRAYYGGMVSAANYAWTNRQVIMHEARKVFVDLFGIDYDEMRLVYDVAHNVAKFERHDVDGVSTEVCVHRKGATRAFGPGAEGVPREYAGIGQPVIIPGSMGTSSYLLHGTSTAMEKTWGSTCHGAGRVLSRSKAKKEVRGKELRERLAGEGILVRAHSDNALAEEAPAVYKPSREVVRVVHEAGLSDIVARLEPLGVIKG; encoded by the coding sequence ATGCTTGCCGGAATCAATAAGATCGGAGACCTCGAATGGGAGGTTCCTATCGGATACGTCCCCGATATGCGGGTGCCGGGGCGCTTTTTCCTCTCCGGGACACTGGCGGAGACGCTCGAAGAAGGAGCCGTCCGCCAGCTCGCGAACGTCGCGACGCTCCCGGGGATCGTGAAACACTCGCTTGCCATGCCCGATATCCACTGGGGATACGGGTTTCCCATCGGCGGCGTCGCCGCGTTCGACATGACCGAAGGGGTCATCTCTCCCGGCGGGGTCGGGTTCGACATCAACTGTGGCGTCCGGCTGATCACGACGCCCCTGACCGAGGCCGATCTCGCCCGCCGGAAACGGGAACTGATCGAGCGGCTCTTCGACGCCGTTCCGACCGGTGTGGGTGCGAAGAGTTCCCTGCGGGTCTCGAACAAGGATCTCTCCGCGGTCATGGTCGACGGCGCCCGGTGGGCGGTCGAGCGCGGGCTCGGCACCGAAGCCGACCTCGTCCGGTGCGAGGGCGAGGGGGCGATGCCGGGCGCCGACCCCGACGCGGTCAGCGCCAAAGCGCGGCAGCGGGGCGTGCCGCAGATCGGGACGCTCGGCGCCGGAAACCACTTCCTGGAGGTCCAGGTGGCGAGGGAGATCGTCGACCCCGAAGCGGCAAAGGCCTTCGGGATCGCCGAAGGGCAGGTCTGCTTCATGGTCCACTGCGGCTCACGCGGCCTCGGCCACCAGGTCGCGACCGATCATTTGCGGACGCTCGAGGGCGCGCTTCCGAAGTACGGGATACGCCTCCCCGACCGGCAGCTCGCCTGCGCTCCGATCGACTCTCCGGAAGGCCGTGCCTACTACGGTGGCATGGTCTCGGCCGCGAACTACGCTTGGACGAACCGGCAGGTCATCATGCACGAAGCGAGGAAGGTCTTCGTGGACCTCTTCGGGATCGATTACGACGAGATGCGGCTCGTCTACGACGTCGCGCATAACGTCGCCAAGTTCGAGCGCCACGACGTCGACGGGGTCTCGACGGAGGTCTGCGTCCACCGCAAAGGAGCGACGCGAGCGTTCGGCCCGGGAGCGGAGGGCGTCCCCCGGGAGTATGCCGGGATCGGGCAGCCGGTGATCATCCCCGGGAGCATGGGGACGTCGTCCTACCTCCTCCACGGCACGTCGACCGCGATGGAGAAGACGTGGGGGAGCACCTGCCACGGGGCGGGGAGGGTGCTCAGCCGGTCGAAGGCGAAGAAAGAGGTCCGCGGGAAGGAACTCCGGGAACGCCTCGCGGGAGAGGGTATCCTGGTGCGTGCCCACAGTGACAACGCCCTCGCGGAGGAGGCTCCGGCAGTCTACAAGCCGAGCCGGGAAGTGGTGCGTGTGGTGCACGAAGCGGGCCTCTCGGATATCGTCGCCCGGCTGGAGCCGCTCGGGGTGATCAAGGGGTGA
- a CDS encoding ATP-binding cassette domain-containing protein: MRVELADLVFSQDSFTLRGSGTFDEGVHLVSGPVGSGKSTLALLLAGLLRPERGAVRRHGVLTTQLLLQFPEHHITSPTIAGEAASWGLVPEDALALAELSARADDDPFHLSRGELKRLTLACALLRDPDLLLLDEPFSSLDCTAKRKACGMLEERDSGITIVFSHERAVLPRVDAIWEMEAGDMTARGSVPDAIPSWRHAPPYLRYALDQGARPANIRLSDAREALCRIRG; encoded by the coding sequence GTGAGAGTCGAACTTGCGGATCTCGTCTTTTCGCAGGATTCGTTCACCCTCCGGGGTAGCGGCACGTTCGACGAAGGCGTGCACCTGGTCAGCGGGCCGGTGGGGAGCGGGAAGTCGACGCTGGCTCTTCTGCTTGCGGGGCTCCTCCGGCCCGAACGCGGGGCCGTCCGGCGGCACGGCGTTCTGACGACGCAGCTCCTGCTGCAGTTCCCCGAGCACCACATCACCTCCCCGACGATCGCCGGGGAGGCGGCTTCCTGGGGACTTGTGCCGGAGGACGCGCTCGCGCTGGCGGAGTTGTCGGCGCGTGCGGACGACGACCCGTTCCACCTCTCCCGCGGCGAACTCAAGCGGCTGACCCTCGCCTGCGCGCTCCTGAGAGATCCTGACCTGCTGCTGCTGGACGAACCGTTCAGTTCTCTTGACTGCACCGCGAAGAGGAAGGCCTGCGGGATGCTCGAGGAGCGCGATTCCGGCATCACGATCGTCTTCTCGCACGAGCGCGCGGTTCTTCCCCGGGTGGACGCAATCTGGGAAATGGAGGCCGGAGACATGACCGCCCGCGGCAGCGTGCCCGATGCGATCCCCTCCTGGCGGCACGCCCCGCCGTATCTCCGGTATGCACTGGACCAGGGGGCCCGTCCTGCGAACATCAGGCTCTCCGACGCCCGGGAGGCGCTATGCAGGATCCGCGGCTGA
- a CDS encoding DUF2551 domain-containing protein yields the protein MRSPGELKKEIEARLKGYLSRDRDGIRHELLNLFVKVKSFTIPQIYEKLQKQFSISYHSIASMVGIIASRIGILHVRRNAEGTNSIYELKDQYVDVVAKILGTT from the coding sequence ATGAGATCGCCCGGTGAGCTCAAAAAAGAGATAGAAGCTCGACTTAAAGGTTATCTCTCACGTGACCGGGATGGAATCCGGCATGAGCTGCTGAACCTGTTCGTCAAGGTAAAATCTTTCACCATACCCCAGATCTACGAGAAGCTGCAAAAACAGTTCTCGATCAGTTACCACTCCATTGCGTCCATGGTAGGCATCATCGCATCCCGTATCGGCATCCTGCACGTGAGGCGGAACGCGGAGGGGACAAACTCCATCTACGAGCTGAAGGACCAGTACGTGGACGTGGTGGCAAAGATCCTCGGGACGACATAG
- a CDS encoding nucleotidyltransferase family protein, with translation MAARTQCEEKSIFVTRLEAVLPLLRERFGVTKIGIFGSTARGDDWPESDVDVLVELSPDHLTFRNFMALADFLEELYGRKVDLLTVGGLDPLIQQDVEGEVVWCEA, from the coding sequence ATGGCGGCCCGGACACAGTGTGAGGAGAAGAGCATCTTTGTCACCCGGCTCGAGGCAGTGCTCCCGCTGCTCCGGGAGCGGTTCGGTGTGACGAAGATCGGCATCTTCGGGTCTACCGCCCGGGGCGATGACTGGCCGGAGAGCGATGTGGACGTGCTGGTCGAGTTGTCGCCGGACCACCTCACGTTCCGGAACTTCATGGCGCTCGCAGATTTCCTGGAGGAACTCTACGGGCGGAAGGTCGACCTGCTCACCGTCGGCGGGCTCGACCCACTCATCCAGCAGGATGTGGAGGGCGAGGTGGTCTGGTGTGAAGCGTGA
- a CDS encoding biotin--[acetyl-CoA-carboxylase] ligase → MKDTAINVLKILEESPGPVSGERIAEQLGITRSAVWKQIRELRRLGYGISSSRVEGYHLETKTDRLLPYEINKMLRTRVIGRQIRQFDSTASTGWVAKKLAAETDPENLHGMVIIAEEQTGGVGRLGRAWVSPAGGIWATILLKPKIPLDHLFMITMAGSVAIARAIRKEYDISALIKWPNDIFIGDKKVAGLLLELAAEADTVHYALLGLGIDANVSLDDLSSNLRETVTTLQAEVGREVDRVALLARVLREFELRYQQLEDGEYDSIIREWKSLSRTLDHRVAIKTVNKTFSGEAIDIDEHGALIIRKDNGKIERVIAGDCFQL, encoded by the coding sequence ATGAAGGATACGGCAATCAACGTATTGAAGATTCTCGAAGAATCGCCCGGCCCGGTATCAGGGGAACGGATTGCGGAGCAGCTGGGCATCACCCGGTCGGCCGTCTGGAAGCAGATACGCGAACTCCGGAGGCTGGGATACGGGATATCGTCGTCCCGGGTGGAAGGTTACCACCTCGAGACGAAGACCGACCGGCTCCTCCCCTACGAGATCAACAAGATGCTCCGTACCCGGGTCATCGGGCGGCAGATCCGTCAGTTCGACAGCACCGCCTCCACGGGCTGGGTCGCGAAGAAGCTTGCCGCCGAGACCGATCCTGAAAACCTGCACGGCATGGTGATCATCGCCGAGGAGCAGACCGGGGGGGTGGGACGGCTCGGACGCGCCTGGGTCTCTCCTGCCGGCGGCATCTGGGCCACCATCCTTTTGAAACCGAAGATCCCGCTCGACCACCTTTTCATGATCACCATGGCCGGGTCGGTCGCGATTGCCCGTGCCATCCGCAAGGAGTACGACATCAGTGCGCTCATCAAGTGGCCCAACGACATCTTTATCGGAGACAAGAAGGTCGCCGGTCTGCTCCTGGAACTCGCTGCCGAGGCGGATACCGTGCACTACGCCCTCCTGGGGCTTGGGATCGATGCGAACGTCTCTCTCGACGACCTCTCCTCGAACCTGCGGGAGACCGTGACCACGCTCCAGGCCGAGGTCGGCCGCGAGGTCGACCGGGTGGCGCTCCTTGCCCGGGTTCTGCGGGAGTTCGAACTGCGCTACCAGCAGCTCGAGGACGGCGAGTACGACTCCATCATCCGCGAGTGGAAGAGCCTCTCCCGGACGCTCGATCACCGGGTGGCCATCAAGACCGTCAACAAGACCTTCTCGGGAGAGGCCATCGATATCGACGAGCACGGTGCCCTGATCATCCGGAAAGACAACGGAAAGATAGAGCGGGTCATCGCCGGCGACTGTTTCCAGCTCTGA
- a CDS encoding protein translocase subunit SecF, whose translation MEFARYDVNKYSPRQMVALPLVLLLLAGLLLGYTTLATGLPITPGIDFAGGTAVTVFTSDSRETVEATFAGYPVLSVGEGIGNGKYIQFGPMEDARYQSLVGLINERYPDAKIDQIGETFGKTLQGQAFLALIFSFIGMAVVVMIAFRNLVPAGAVVLSAFADIAITAGIMQIIGIPLSLGTTAALLMLIGYSVDSDILLTTRLLKRKGKLEEKLSGAFRTGIIMTTTTLMAIAAMWVVATAGQIQIIAEIASVLIIGLFVDIMNTWMLNAGILKEYVLRGNKK comes from the coding sequence ATGGAATTTGCCAGATACGACGTCAACAAATACTCTCCGCGGCAGATGGTAGCGCTGCCCCTCGTTCTCCTCCTCCTTGCCGGGTTGCTGCTGGGCTACACCACGCTCGCCACCGGCCTGCCCATAACCCCGGGCATCGACTTTGCGGGAGGTACGGCGGTCACCGTCTTCACATCCGACAGCAGAGAGACGGTAGAGGCGACCTTTGCCGGGTATCCGGTGTTGTCGGTGGGTGAAGGGATCGGCAATGGAAAGTACATCCAGTTCGGCCCGATGGAAGACGCCCGGTACCAGAGTCTTGTTGGGCTCATCAACGAGAGGTATCCCGATGCGAAGATAGACCAGATCGGCGAGACGTTCGGAAAGACGCTCCAGGGTCAGGCCTTCCTCGCCCTGATCTTCTCGTTCATCGGCATGGCCGTCGTGGTCATGATTGCGTTCCGCAATCTCGTGCCGGCGGGTGCGGTCGTCCTCTCCGCCTTCGCCGACATCGCCATCACCGCCGGGATCATGCAGATCATCGGTATTCCGCTCTCCCTCGGGACGACGGCGGCCCTGCTGATGCTGATCGGTTACTCCGTCGACAGTGACATCCTGCTGACCACGCGCCTCCTGAAGCGCAAGGGGAAACTCGAAGAAAAACTCTCCGGTGCGTTCAGGACCGGGATCATCATGACGACCACGACGCTCATGGCCATCGCCGCGATGTGGGTCGTCGCTACGGCGGGACAGATTCAGATCATCGCCGAGATTGCAAGCGTCCTCATCATCGGCCTCTTTGTGGACATAATGAACACCTGGATGCTGAACGCCGGCATTCTGAAGGAGTACGTCCTCCGGGGGAACAAGAAATGA
- a CDS encoding ATP-binding cassette domain-containing protein, translating to MIRIADLRHRLLDIPGLAVDARHIAVIGPNGSGKTTLLSVCSGIEEPEAGSVLLLDRPPSAVKVGWVGEFPDRTLLFSRVYDEIASTPRFRHRPCPETDRAVRAVAEVVGIRHLLGKKVAALSGGEKALVALAAACAGDPEVLVLDEADSHLDGVTAERVQRVVRESAAAHVLWCTQSMDVAATADCVLFMENGRVRHHGTPEEVFSALEETCFYPTLWRVSR from the coding sequence ATGATCCGTATCGCCGATCTCCGGCACCGGCTGCTCGACATCCCCGGCCTTGCGGTGGACGCGCGCCATATCGCCGTTATCGGGCCGAACGGGAGCGGCAAGACGACGTTGCTCTCGGTCTGCTCCGGGATCGAGGAGCCCGAAGCAGGATCTGTCCTGCTCCTCGACCGTCCGCCGTCGGCCGTGAAGGTCGGGTGGGTGGGGGAGTTCCCCGACCGGACGCTCCTCTTCTCCCGGGTCTACGACGAGATCGCATCGACGCCCCGGTTCCGCCACCGCCCCTGCCCCGAGACGGACAGGGCGGTCCGGGCGGTTGCGGAGGTTGTCGGCATCCGCCACCTCCTCGGCAAGAAGGTCGCGGCCCTCTCCGGGGGGGAGAAGGCGCTCGTTGCGCTGGCCGCCGCCTGCGCCGGCGACCCCGAGGTGCTCGTCCTGGACGAGGCTGATTCGCACCTGGACGGCGTGACCGCGGAGCGCGTCCAGCGCGTGGTGCGGGAGAGCGCCGCAGCCCACGTGCTCTGGTGCACGCAGTCGATGGACGTTGCGGCTACCGCGGACTGCGTTCTCTTTATGGAGAACGGCCGCGTCAGGCACCACGGCACGCCGGAGGAGGTCTTCTCCGCGCTCGAGGAGACGTGCTTTTACCCCACGCTCTGGAGGGTGTCCCGGTGA
- a CDS encoding DUF2111 domain-containing protein, producing MDTAMDQYIVSASSSARDLAPIVVCIHDLLGRLPVTARSRDHPGVRVEDGKVVDEGYTGPILEEVLEENATLRVRPPSGPYKGIPVVVAPVRDEEGRAIGAIGIVDVTGIFDLAGFMEQNTVIRRQVCGEDPCPLPSESPAAKR from the coding sequence ATGGATACGGCCATGGATCAATATATCGTCTCTGCGTCTTCGAGCGCGCGCGATCTCGCCCCGATCGTGGTATGTATCCACGATCTGCTTGGTCGGTTGCCCGTTACGGCACGGTCCCGCGACCACCCCGGAGTCAGGGTCGAGGACGGGAAGGTCGTCGACGAGGGCTATACGGGCCCCATCCTCGAGGAAGTCCTCGAGGAGAACGCTACGTTGAGGGTCAGGCCCCCGAGTGGCCCGTACAAAGGGATCCCGGTGGTGGTGGCGCCGGTAAGGGACGAAGAAGGCAGAGCCATCGGCGCAATCGGCATCGTCGATGTGACCGGCATCTTTGATCTCGCGGGTTTCATGGAGCAGAACACGGTGATCCGGAGGCAGGTCTGCGGCGAGGACCCGTGTCCGCTCCCGAGCGAGTCGCCTGCAGCGAAAAGGTAA
- a CDS encoding acetyl-CoA carboxylase biotin carboxylase subunit: protein MKYFDKILIANRGEIAIRVMRACRELGIDTVAIYSEPDSNALHVKYADEAFCVGEAHPSKSYLNKERICDVARKTGAEAIHPGYGFLAENAGFAKLVEEEGLTFIGPSWKTIEALGSKIGSKKMMREAGVPVLPGTPEGVTSVEEAKKVAAEIGYPVIVKASAGGGGIGMHIAENEGELEEALDAGMRIAQSAFGDPTIFVEKYLTKPRHIEIQVLADAKGHTVHLYDRECSIQRRHQKLLEEAPCPIMTPALREQMTVSAIAAAKAANYKNAGTVEFLYANGNYYFMEVNTRLQVEHTVTEFVTGIDMVKQQIAIAAGEDLAMDQDDIGIRGHAIECRINAEDPLNNFAADPGKIVRYRSPGGPGIRVDSGIHMGYTIPAHYDSMISKLCALGSDREEAIQRMRRAIYEYVILGVKTTLPLHYAIMHNAHFIAGDTHTHFLQEEHIATSLRRYLHEEEARMQTLAASLRQGKHVAAITAAVDVYIRKNSK, encoded by the coding sequence ATGAAATACTTTGACAAGATCCTGATTGCCAACCGCGGCGAGATTGCCATCCGGGTCATGCGTGCCTGCCGGGAACTGGGCATCGACACGGTCGCGATCTACTCCGAGCCGGACAGTAATGCGCTCCACGTCAAGTACGCCGACGAGGCGTTCTGTGTCGGCGAGGCGCACCCGTCGAAGAGTTACCTCAACAAGGAGCGGATCTGCGACGTGGCGAGGAAGACCGGGGCCGAGGCGATCCACCCGGGCTACGGGTTCCTCGCGGAGAACGCCGGGTTCGCAAAACTGGTCGAGGAGGAGGGCCTGACGTTCATCGGGCCGTCGTGGAAGACGATCGAGGCGCTGGGCTCGAAGATCGGGTCGAAGAAGATGATGCGCGAGGCCGGAGTCCCGGTCCTTCCGGGCACGCCGGAGGGCGTGACGAGCGTCGAGGAGGCGAAGAAGGTCGCCGCCGAGATCGGCTACCCGGTGATCGTGAAGGCGAGCGCGGGCGGCGGCGGTATCGGGATGCACATCGCCGAGAACGAGGGCGAGCTCGAGGAGGCGCTCGATGCGGGTATGCGGATTGCCCAGTCCGCTTTCGGCGATCCGACGATCTTCGTGGAGAAGTACCTCACGAAGCCGCGCCACATCGAGATCCAGGTTCTTGCCGACGCGAAGGGGCACACCGTCCACCTCTACGACCGCGAGTGCTCGATCCAGCGCCGGCACCAGAAACTGCTCGAGGAGGCGCCCTGCCCGATCATGACGCCCGCCCTCCGGGAGCAGATGACGGTGTCGGCCATCGCCGCGGCAAAGGCGGCGAACTACAAGAACGCCGGCACGGTGGAGTTCCTCTACGCGAACGGGAACTACTACTTCATGGAGGTGAACACCCGGCTGCAGGTGGAGCACACGGTCACGGAGTTCGTCACCGGGATCGATATGGTGAAACAGCAGATCGCGATCGCGGCGGGCGAAGACCTCGCGATGGACCAGGACGACATCGGCATCCGGGGGCACGCGATCGAGTGCCGGATCAACGCGGAGGACCCGCTGAACAACTTCGCCGCCGATCCGGGCAAGATCGTCCGCTACCGCTCCCCGGGCGGGCCGGGAATCCGGGTCGACTCCGGCATCCACATGGGCTACACCATCCCGGCGCACTACGACTCGATGATCTCGAAGCTCTGCGCGCTCGGCTCCGACCGCGAGGAGGCGATCCAGCGGATGCGCCGGGCGATCTACGAGTACGTCATCCTGGGCGTGAAGACGACGCTCCCGCTCCACTACGCGATCATGCACAACGCCCACTTCATCGCCGGCGACACCCACACGCACTTCCTGCAGGAGGAGCACATCGCGACGAGCCTGCGCCGCTATCTCCACGAGGAGGAGGCGCGTATGCAGACGCTGGCCGCCTCGCTCCGCCAGGGGAAGCACGTGGCGGCGATCACGGCGGCGGTCGACGTCTATATCCGGAAAAACTCGAAGTAA
- a CDS encoding archease, with amino-acid sequence MSFEELEHTADVLMRVRGATLNELFGEAGRAMFHVMYGPCEERGVERKIEIEAENLESLLIDYLSELLFVTEVENTVFCTFNVDLRGTRLSAVLRGEPFEPARHSAGSLVKGISYFGLEIVKEEEGYVVEIIFDI; translated from the coding sequence ATGAGTTTCGAAGAACTGGAGCACACCGCCGACGTCCTCATGCGGGTGCGGGGCGCGACCTTGAACGAGCTCTTTGGCGAGGCGGGCCGGGCGATGTTCCACGTGATGTACGGGCCCTGCGAGGAGAGGGGAGTCGAGCGGAAGATCGAGATCGAGGCGGAGAACCTCGAATCGCTTCTGATCGACTACCTCTCTGAACTGCTCTTCGTCACCGAGGTCGAGAACACCGTCTTCTGCACCTTCAACGTCGATCTCCGGGGCACCCGGCTCTCCGCCGTCCTCAGGGGCGAGCCGTTCGAACCCGCACGGCACTCGGCGGGATCGCTTGTCAAAGGTATATCCTACTTCGGGCTCGAAATCGTTAAAGAAGAAGAGGGTTACGTGGTGGAGATCATCTTCGATATCTGA